One genomic segment of Candidatus Rokuibacteriota bacterium includes these proteins:
- a CDS encoding succinate dehydrogenase, protein MTTEPKVLRREWTSVEGWRGTGPGMWAWLLQRSAALVLVLVIVLHLRNPFVRPVQALLLALVLLHGLLGLRAILLDFGLPVGWHRALFAGAILLSVGLFIGFWLWRWY, encoded by the coding sequence GTGACAACAGAGCCGAAGGTGTTGCGGCGGGAGTGGACCTCGGTCGAGGGCTGGCGCGGCACTGGACCGGGGATGTGGGCCTGGCTCCTCCAGCGCAGCGCGGCGCTGGTGCTGGTCCTCGTGATCGTGCTCCACCTGAGGAACCCTTTCGTCCGGCCCGTCCAGGCGCTCCTCCTGGCCCTGGTCCTCCTCCACGGGCTCCTGGGCCTCCGCGCGATCCTGCTCGATTTCGGCCTCCCAGTCGGGTGGCACCGCGCCCTGTTCGCAGGTGCGATCCTCCTCTCCGTCGGGCTGTTCATCGGGTTCTGGCTGTGGCGATGGTATTGA
- a CDS encoding DUF126 domain-containing protein: MGAAARPSEAKRGEPVVLTGHPGVGEVVEGEALVSPDGFSARYDLDRTTGMISRESHALYGKSIAGKVFVCPLAKGGFATSWALLDLKSRGRAPVAMIFGWANPVMVQGAVLAGVALMDQLSPDPMAAIRAGDWVRVDPKGGRVEVWPRSLEG, encoded by the coding sequence ATGGGAGCGGCGGCGAGGCCGTCAGAAGCGAAGCGCGGGGAGCCCGTGGTCCTGACGGGCCATCCTGGCGTTGGGGAGGTGGTGGAGGGGGAAGCCCTGGTCTCCCCCGACGGCTTCAGCGCCCGCTACGATCTGGACCGGACGACCGGGATGATCTCGCGGGAGTCCCACGCCCTCTACGGGAAGTCCATCGCGGGGAAGGTCTTCGTCTGCCCCCTCGCCAAGGGCGGCTTCGCCACGTCCTGGGCGCTCCTTGATCTCAAGTCGCGCGGCCGGGCGCCCGTCGCGATGATCTTCGGCTGGGCCAACCCCGTCATGGTCCAGGGCGCGGTCCTGGCCGGCGTGGCGCTGATGGATCAGCTCTCGCCCGACCCGATGGCGGCGATCAGGGCGGGCGACTGGGTTCGCGTGGACCCGAAGGGGGGACGCGTCGAGGTCTGGCCCCGCTCGCTCGAAGGATGA
- a CDS encoding aconitase X catalytic domain-containing protein: protein MKLTAEEEAILSGRRGEPARRVLEMQIATGEFFGAERMVPVTSAHLTGDPESMGEAGLAFVEELARQGARFVVPTTTNSCNVDFALYRELGQPEEVAQQERRLRELIQAMGGMLLTSCTNYQALYQPRFGEHLAWGDTGTVIYANAVCGARSNFEGGPASYAAALTGRVPAYGMHLDECRWGTHLVEVGDQPKGVSDWGALGVFVGRRLTNYWLVPVFTGLEAEPDADGLKQLGATLASYGSMAMFHIAGMTPEARTREEAFGNRKPRETIVVAPGDLDLTYRSFAPEKEEVDLVVFGTPHLSIFEVRRLARLLEGKKAHPNTMLLLTTNAQVKAMADQFGYTKVIEATGARIVVGVCYYIMTPREMARRHGLRTVVTDSAKLANIIAAYGYNPIFRPTAECVEAAVTGRIAR from the coding sequence ATGAAGCTCACAGCAGAGGAGGAGGCAATTCTCTCGGGGCGCCGGGGCGAGCCCGCGCGGCGGGTGCTCGAGATGCAGATCGCCACGGGCGAGTTCTTCGGCGCCGAGCGGATGGTGCCAGTGACCTCGGCACATCTGACCGGCGATCCCGAGTCCATGGGGGAGGCCGGGCTCGCCTTCGTCGAGGAACTGGCCCGCCAGGGGGCGCGCTTCGTCGTTCCCACCACCACCAACTCCTGCAACGTGGACTTCGCCCTCTACCGCGAGCTGGGCCAGCCCGAGGAGGTCGCGCAGCAGGAGCGCCGGCTCCGGGAGCTGATCCAGGCGATGGGCGGGATGCTCCTGACCTCCTGCACCAACTACCAGGCACTCTACCAGCCGCGCTTCGGCGAGCACCTGGCCTGGGGCGACACGGGGACCGTCATCTACGCCAACGCGGTCTGCGGCGCCCGGTCCAACTTCGAGGGCGGGCCGGCGTCCTACGCGGCGGCGCTCACGGGGCGGGTGCCGGCCTATGGGATGCACCTCGACGAGTGCCGGTGGGGGACGCATCTGGTGGAGGTGGGCGATCAGCCGAAGGGCGTGAGCGACTGGGGGGCGCTCGGCGTCTTCGTCGGCCGCCGGCTCACCAACTACTGGCTGGTCCCGGTCTTCACCGGGCTCGAGGCAGAGCCGGACGCGGACGGGCTCAAGCAGCTCGGCGCGACGCTCGCCTCCTACGGGTCGATGGCCATGTTCCACATCGCCGGGATGACGCCCGAGGCTCGCACGCGGGAGGAAGCCTTCGGGAACCGGAAACCGCGCGAGACGATCGTCGTCGCGCCCGGGGACCTGGACCTCACCTACCGGAGCTTTGCGCCTGAGAAGGAAGAGGTGGATCTGGTCGTCTTCGGCACGCCCCACCTCTCGATCTTCGAGGTCCGCCGCCTGGCGAGGCTCCTGGAGGGGAAGAAGGCCCATCCGAACACGATGCTCCTCCTCACGACCAACGCCCAGGTGAAGGCGATGGCGGACCAGTTCGGCTACACGAAGGTGATCGAGGCGACGGGCGCCCGGATCGTGGTAGGGGTCTGCTACTACATCATGACGCCGAGGGAGATGGCGCGCCGCCACGGGCTCAGGACGGTCGTGACCGACTCGGCGAAGCTGGCCAACATCATCGCGGCCTACGGCTATAACCCGATCTTCCGCCCGACCGCCGAGTGCGTGGAGGCGGCGGTGACGGGGCGGATCGCGAGGTAG
- a CDS encoding MEDS domain-containing protein — protein MTSPGIENLLIDAPTGRHFAQLHKDGQALGEAVGLFVKTGLRRGEGVVVIASAAHTELFLGPLSQDGFDPEACRRTGQLAVINAEEALARFMRVGMPDWAAFRQTIGGVIESLKASGRGAIRAYGEMVDMLWHEGNTRAAVRLEEYWNDLLRLHAFSLFCAYLLDGLDEESYAGPLHEIGRTHSNVLATEEDRRLQAALDAASQDVLGVSLSTMLSLGGREENPGEHRIPSARRTILWLKRNMPFTASKVLARARDHYRNDPAGH, from the coding sequence ATGACATCGCCGGGCATTGAAAACCTCCTCATTGACGCCCCGACGGGCCGCCATTTCGCCCAGTTGCACAAGGATGGGCAGGCGCTTGGGGAGGCGGTGGGGCTTTTTGTGAAGACGGGCTTGCGGCGGGGAGAAGGCGTCGTCGTGATTGCATCCGCCGCCCACACGGAGCTCTTCCTGGGGCCCCTGAGCCAAGACGGCTTCGACCCGGAGGCATGCCGGAGGACGGGTCAGCTCGCCGTCATTAACGCGGAGGAGGCGCTCGCCCGGTTCATGCGGGTCGGCATGCCCGATTGGGCGGCCTTCCGGCAGACGATCGGGGGAGTCATCGAGAGCTTAAAAGCGTCTGGCCGGGGCGCCATCCGGGCCTACGGCGAGATGGTGGACATGCTGTGGCACGAGGGCAACACGCGGGCGGCGGTCAGGTTGGAAGAGTATTGGAACGACCTCCTCCGGCTCCATGCCTTCTCCCTCTTCTGCGCCTATCTTCTGGACGGGCTGGACGAAGAATCTTACGCCGGTCCGCTCCATGAGATCGGCCGGACGCATTCCAACGTCCTCGCGACCGAAGAGGACCGGCGGCTTCAAGCGGCGCTTGATGCGGCAAGCCAAGACGTCTTGGGAGTTTCGCTGTCCACTATGTTGAGCCTCGGGGGTCGCGAGGAAAATCCCGGCGAGCACCGAATCCCGAGCGCCCGCCGGACGATCCTTTGGCTCAAGAGAAACATGCCGTTCACAGCCAGCAAGGTCCTGGCGCGCGCCCGCGATCATTACCGGAA